The stretch of DNA TATTCTGTACTTTCCCTAATACTGATTCTATATTACTTTTTTCGAATAATTCACCATTTACTTTTAATTTATATAATTGATTTAGCTTCTTAATCTTTTTAGCTTCTTTTTCAATATGCATTAAATATTTTGAAAGTTCATTAAGTGTTTTACTTATATTTTCTCTTACATCGTGAATATGATGAGCTAATTGATTAATATGAAATGATATAGATTCATTTACAAGTTCATCAACAAGAAATGATTTATTTTTTATTAAAAACTTATCAGTATTTTTCACCGCTTCAGATAATGAAGTCAAATCAGCTCTACAATCATAAAGATTTGCTTTTTTAACCTCAAAATTTATTTCAGCTTTAAACTTCATTTCTTTTTCATTTAAAGATTCTATTGCTCGATATATAATTTTTTTGATGCTTCTAAAAGAAGAGTTTATTCTTTTAATTTCTGTAGAATAATCGTTTAAAGCTTTTCTTTTTATATTAATATCTCTAATTAACTTTTTAATATTCTTTTGCTTATCTTCAATATCTAAAATATTAACATCTGTATATGTTTGAAGATGAGCATTATAATCATCACTTAATAATAAAGAATATGAATATTCATCATAATCAAATACATTGAAATCAATAAGTTTTTCAATAGTTCCTGATAAATCTTTATTTTTATTAGAAGCATAATAAGGAAGTTCTTCTATGTATTCAATACTTCCTTTGAAATGTGCATCTATAATTGCTTCTTTTCCTTCATTTTGTGCTTTTATAAACTCTTTGGGGTTGATATTACTTATCATATATTATTTTTCTCTTTTCTATCTTACTCAATTATTTCTTTTGGAATAATATCATTTAATCTTTCATCTTTTCTTTATTTATAGAAGTTTTCTATAAATTATAAATTTTTTACTTAAAAATAAACAAGCTTAGTAATTTTAGATAAAAATTGATTTTATGTTACAATATAAAAGGAGATAATATTATGAAAAGAATAAATATTCTTACTTTTTATATTTTTACAATGTTAATACCTATATCTATTATAGCTTCTCCTCTTACACTAACTTATCATTCTGCAGATAACAATAAAGATGTTAGAAAACATTATGAAATAGAAATACTAACTCTTGCATTAGAAAAAACAAAAAATAAATATGGTGATTATAAATTAATTCCTTCAAAAAAAATGACAATAAAACGTGCTGCATATAATTTAAGAAAAAATAAAATAAAGAATTTTATCTTAAAAGATTCTGTTAAGAATAAATACCTAGATGAGTTTTCATTTGCTAATTTTCCAGTAGATAGAGGAATTGTAGGCTATCGAGTAAGTTTTATTTCTCCAAAAATGAAAGAAAAAATTAATGATATTAAATCATTAGAACAACTAAAAACATTAAAAATTGCACAAGGTGTAGGTTGGTTAGATACTGATATTTTAAAAGTAAATGGATTTAATGTAAGTATAATTGCTAACTATAGTAGTTTTTTTCGTATGTTAACATTAAATAGAATTGATCTTTTTCCAAGAGGAATCAATGAAGTTTTAGAAGAATACAATTCATATAAATATTTAGATAAACTAGATTATGATAAAACATTCGCCATATATTACCCTCTTCCTCGTTTTTTCTTTATGAATAAAAAAAATAAAGAAATTACAAAAAGAATAGAAAAAGGGCTAAAAATTGCATATTATGATGGTTCATTAAATAAGTTATTTAAGAAATATTACCAACCTAGTATTGATTTTGTAAATATTAAACAAAGAAAAATTTATAAAATAAATAATCCTTTTCTCATAAATATTGATAAATCTTATGAAAAATACAATTATCATTTTTTAATAAAGTAGGTCTAACTATGAGCTTAACTTATAAACTATTTATCTCTGTACTTATTTCAGTAATTATTTCTTTTATTTTATTTGCTAGTGTAGTAATTAAAATTGAAAAAGACAAAGTTAATGAAGTATTTTATTCAAAAATTGAGCACAATAAAGAAATTTATAGTACTTCAATATCAACCTTACTTTACACATTAAATGAAGATGTAATAAAATCAATAATTAATTCGATATATAAAGATAACGAAATTATGAAATTAGAATTAATTGATAATTCTAATTTCATAAATATAAAAATAGATAGTAATAATTACAAAAATGAAAACTTAGTAAAAAGCGTTATTTCTTTAAAATATAATGATGAAGATTTAGGAAAACTAATAATTTATTATTCAAAATATTTAATAATTGAACATTTAGAAAAATATAAATTAATAATATTTTCATTTGCTTTACTATTAACTTTATTATTAAGTTTAATTGTTTATTTTTTTATTAATAAGGTTTCATCTTCTTTAAAATTATTAACAAATGCAAGTATAAAAATTTCACAAGGAGATTTAAGCCAAGAACTTACTATTGATAGAAAAGATGAAATAGGTATGCTATCTGAACAATTTGAGTTTATGAGAAAAGCATTAATACAAAGAAGAGATATAAATAAAAAACAATTAATTGAAATAAAAGAAAAAGATTCAATATTAATTCAACAAACAAAAATGGCAGCTATGGGTGAAATGTTAGAAAATATTTCGCATCAATGGCGACAACCATTATCAGTTATCTCAACTGCAGCAACGGGTGCAAAACTTCAAAAAGAAATGGATACTTTATCAGATAGTCAATTAATTTTTATATTAACTAGTATTAATAATTCTGCACAATATCTTTCTCAAACAATTGAAGACTTTAGTGCTTTCTTTGATCCAAGAAATAATAAAGAAAAGAGTTTTTTGATTTCTGATACAATTAAAAAAACTTTAAGTATTGTAAATTTACAATTTACATCTAAAAATATTAATATTATCGAAAATATAGAAGACTGCACTATTCTTGCAATTGAAAATGAATTAATACAAGTTTTTGTTAATATATTAAATAATGCAAGAGACGCACTATTAAAATTTGTAGATAAACAAAGATTTATCTTTATTGATACATATATAAAAAATAATTATTTATATATTGATATAAAAGATAATGCAAAGGGTATTGATGAGAAGATAATTGATAAGATTTTTGAACCATACTTTACTACAAAACATCAAAGTCAAGGCACAGGAGTAGGATTATACATGTGTGATAATATTGTTAGAACTCATTTAAAAGGAAATATTATAGTTAAGAATGAGTCATTTAAATATAAAGATATTCTTTATACAGGAACAAAATTCACTATTAGTATCAGAATAAAAAAAGAAATTTAGTAGACATGTTTTTTGATTTTAGATAAAATCACCTATGAAAAAAATTATACTAATATTGTTATTAATAACACTACAAATCGTAAATGCGAAGACTTCAAACAATACTATTCTCTTCTTAGGAGATTCTCTAACAGAAGGTTTAGGGGTTAATAAAGAAGATGCATTTCCAAAATTAGTCGAATCAATGATTCAAAATGAACTTAAAAAAGATATTACTATTATAAATGGTGGAGTAAGTGGATCTACAACTTCTGATGGACTTGCTCGTTTAAGATGGTACTTAAAAAAGAAACCATATATAGTTTTTTTAGCTCTTGGTGCAAATGATGGATTAAGAGGTTTAAACCTAACTCAAAGTAAAAGAAATTTAGAAGAAATTATAAACTACGCACAAAAAGCTAATGCAAAAGTAATACTAGCAGGAATGCTAGTTCCACCAAATTATGGACCTGATTATTCACAACGTTTTAAAGAGATGTATGAAGAATTAAAAATAAAATACAATTTAAAAACTATGCCATTTTTATTAGATGGAGTTGCAGGAAAAAAAGACCTAAATCAAAGAGATGGAATTCATCCAAATGAGCAAGGTCATAAAATAATCGCAAAAAAAGTTTTTATGCTTTTAAAGGAAGAATTATAATGTTAGAAATAAAATCACTAAAAAAATCATACCATCAAGGTTCACAAAGTATTGATATATTTGAAAACTTAAATTTTCATGTAGAAAAAGGACAAAGAGTTGCTATTATGGGAAAATCAGGAAGTGGGAAATCAACACTACTTTCACTTATCTCTGGAATAATAAAAGCAGATTCTGGTGATATTATTTTGAACTCTGTTTCATACAAAGATTTAAAAGAAAGTGAACTAAATGATTTTAGAGCTACAAATATTGGTTTTGTATTTCAAAATTTTCATTTAGTATCTTATTTAAATGCCTTAGAAAATGTAATGCTTCCTGCAAAGGTTTGTAATATTCCAAATCCTAAAGAAAAAGCAATTGAACTTTTAGAAAGTGTTGGACTCTCTCATAGATTGGATCATTTACCCTCACAATTAAGTGGTGGAGAAAAACAAAGAGTTGCAATAGCACGTGCTTTGATACATAATCCTAAAATTATATTGGCAGATGAACCAAGTGGAAACTTGGATGAAGAAACAGGAATTGCAGTTATGGATATACTTTTTGAACTAATAAAAAAGAATAATATGACTTTGATTTTAGTAACACACTCAAAAGATGTTGCAACTCGTTGTGAAAAGACTTATGAGCTTAATATGGGAAAATTAACTATATGTTAGTAATAGAACTTGTTTTAAAAGCACTTGCACGTTCAAAATCTTTTTCTTTGGTATTTATTTTAAACTTTTGTTTAGCTATTGCAGCACTTTCATATCTTCAATTTTTTAAAGGAAGTATAGATACATCTTTAGAAACAAAAGCAAAGGGTTTACTTGGTGCAGATTTAGTTATATCTTCTAGATTTCCAATAACTAGTGATCAAATAGAAGATATAAAAAATAAACTCCCACAAATCAAGAAGTTTAATGAAGGAATTTCAACTGTTAGTATGATAGCTTCCAAAAAAAGAGCTAGACTAATGGAACTTGTAAAAATAAACGAAGGTTTTCCATATTATGGAGGATTAGTTTTCAAAGATAAATCTATTTATCCAAAAGGTGCTATTTTACCTAAAGAAAACGAAGTTTGGGTTTATCAAGAAGTTTTAGATTTACTTGATTTAAAACTAGGAGAATCACTAAAAATCGGAAAAGAAAACTTTATTATAAGAAAAGTTATAGAAGATGATTCATTAAAAGCTGTAAGTTTTAGTGGTTTTATGCCAAAAGTTTATATAAGTGAAGAAGGATTAAAAAGAAGTGAACTTCTACAGTTTGGCTCAACTGCTAGATATAAATTAAACTATCAATTCAAAGAAAATTTTGATAATGATAAATTAGAAGAAATTGAAAATAATCTAGAAAAGAATATTGACCAAAGCTTACGTGCTTTATCTCCAAATGATGGTAGAGATAGATTATTGCGTGTGTTAAACTTTGTTACAAATTTCTTATCATTGGTTTCACTTGTTTCTTTCTTTTTAGGACTTGTTGGTCTTATATATTTATACTCAGGATATTTACAAAAACATCAAAAAGATATTACAGTATTAAGTGATTTAGGCTTTAGTAAAAGGAATCTAATCCTTACTTATCTTTTACATTTATTTGTATTAATCTCTATTTCAAGTATTATAGTCTTTTCACTTATTACTTTGTCCGCACAATTTATAGGTCCTATTGTTCAAAAACTTATAGATTTTAATTTTGATTTTTCACTTGATTATTATTTCTTCTTAAAATCTTCAGTAATATTATTTTTCTTAAGTTTAAGTATCGGTCTTCCTTTAATTTTGCCTTTAATTCAAAGAGAAAAACAAAACTTTTTTAAGATGGTTTTAGGATTTATACCTTTTTTAATTCTTCTTTTGCTTTTATCTCATGGGGTAACTCCTGCAAAAAATGTAGGTTTTTACTTTGCAAGTGCTGTTTTAGTATTAATCATTTTCTTTTTTGCTCTTGGCTCATTCGTTTTAAAAAGATTTGATTTTTCTGGACATTTACAAAACCTATCTTTATCATTAGCTTTAAAGAATATTACAAGAGGAAAGAAAACATCCTTAACACTGTTTACAGCTATTGTGTTATGTACAACATTCTTTAGTCTTATTCCTCAAGTTGGTTCATCTTTATCAAATGCATTAACTCTAAGTGTTGATGAAAGACCTCGTTTCTTTGTCATTGATGCAAAAGAAGAGCAAATAGAAGATATAAAAACTCAAGTTAATAAAATGGGTGCAAAACTAGAAAATATTGCACCAATGATTCGAGGACGAATAATAAAAATAAATAATCTTGATTTTACAAGTCATTCTATTAAAAATGCAGATGAAAAAATAAAAGAAGAAAAAAGTGAAGTTAAAAATGCAGCTGTAAATCTCTCATATAGAACAAATCTAAAAAATAGTGAAGAGATTATTGAAGGAAGAAAGTTTTCTGGTGTTTATGATTCTGAAGATTTTTCTAAACCAATAGAAGTAAGTGTTGAAAAAGGTTATGCAAATAGACGAGGAATAAACTTAGGTGATAGCCTAGTTTTTGATGTTTTAGGTTTAGAATTACAAGGTGTAGTAGTAAATATTAGAACAGTTAAATGGACTGAATTTGTTCCAAATTTCTTTTTAATCTTGCAAGAAGGTGCTATTAATGATGCTCCTAAAACAGTTTTAGCAACAATTTCTTCAGGTGATTATAATGCTCAAGAAATGCTAATAAGCTTATCTGATTTATTTCCATCTTTAACTGTTATTGATGTTAAAAATTTATTTGAATCATTTGCAAGTCTTGTAAAAAATGTAACAAATATAACAGACAAAATGAGTCTTTACTCAATCATAATTGGACTTCTTATGAGTTTTATAATCATACAATATCAAATGAATTTACAAAAAAACAATATCTTAAGACTAAAAATGATTGGTGTAAAAAACAAAACTATTAGAAACTCTTTTTTACTAGAATTTGGTTTAATCTCTTTTACTGCTAGTACTTTTGGAATAATCTTAGGAAGTCTTGGCTCTTACTTTATAAGTTCTTTACTTTTTGATTCTTATTGGGATTTTAGACCTGATGTTTTATTATTATACTTTTTCTTTATACCAATTTTAACAATCTTGATTGTTAGCTTTTTTACTTCAAAAATGATTCATCAAAAAGAGAATATTCTTTTTGGTGAATAAAGGGTCAATTTTTGACCCTTTTAAATTCTAATATATTTATTTTGACATCTTTTTAAAAATAGAGCCAGTTACTAGTAAAGCAATACCATCAAAGAAAAGACTAAATCCAATTACTAATCCAATAAGATATTCTGAACTAAAAGGCCAGCCTACTATAAAAAATATACCAATAAAAAATGAGAAGAATGCATTTATTAACCACCATATCCAACCATTTACAGGACGCATAGAAAGTGCAAGAGAAAGATTTGCAAATGAATCCATAAAAAAATAAATAGCTATTAGTAACCCAACTGTTCCAATTGCTGAAATTGGATAATAAAGAATAAAAAAACCAATAAAGATTAAGATAAAACTCTTAAGCCATCCTAAATAATCACTTTTATCACTTAAATAAGTGAAATAACCTGCTATAACACCACCTGAAAGCATAAGCCATGCAACAAAAGAAACTGTTACATGCGTCAAAAACACAGGATAAAGTATTCCTATCAAACCTAATATAATAAAGATAAATCCTGAAATTTTTGAATATTTACTAAAATTATCAAAAAGACTCTCACTTATAGGATATTTCCACATTTAAAATTCCTTTTATTTTATAAAATTTTTATTAATTTATCACTTGCTTCAAGTGCAAAATCTGGTGGCATATGACCTTTATTATAGTAAAGATAATTATCAAATCCCCATTTCATCATTTTTGATAATGGCGAATAAAAGACAATATCAGTTGAACCTCCATATAAAGCATCTGAAGATATAAGTGCAGCATCATAACCACCCATATTCATAATACAAAAAACCTCTAATTTATGTGGTGGTATTACTATATCTTCACCTAATTCTTTCATCAAAGCAGCCGCTGCAATACCTGCTTGAATAACTGCAATATGTCCTAGTTTTGGTTGAGATAAAGCTGTAATATCTCCTGCTGCAAATATATTATTAAAATCTAAATGTCTCATATGCATATCAGTAGGAATAAAACCTTTTTCATCACCTAAGTTAGAATCTAGTAAAAATTTTGGAGCACTATATGGAGGAATAACAATTGCTAAATCACAATCCATTTTTGTTCCATCTTCAAAAGCTACAAAATCTTTTCCTATCTCAACTAAAACTTTATTTTTATGAAGAGGTATATTTTTTTCTGCCATTATTTTACCAATAGCCGCTCTTGGTATATCGCCAACATCTTCAAAAAAGACTTCACCAGGTGTAAAAGTATCTATTGAATAATCAACATTTCGTGTAAGCTCCTTATCTTCTCTAAGATAATAATCAAGCATAAACATAATTTCACCAATAGGACCCTCACAAGGTGCTTTTAAATTAGGAGCATCAACTCTTGAACCCCAAGTACTTTTTGCAGAACCTGTAACTATT from Poseidonibacter antarcticus encodes:
- a CDS encoding transporter substrate-binding domain-containing protein, giving the protein MKRINILTFYIFTMLIPISIIASPLTLTYHSADNNKDVRKHYEIEILTLALEKTKNKYGDYKLIPSKKMTIKRAAYNLRKNKIKNFILKDSVKNKYLDEFSFANFPVDRGIVGYRVSFISPKMKEKINDIKSLEQLKTLKIAQGVGWLDTDILKVNGFNVSIIANYSSFFRMLTLNRIDLFPRGINEVLEEYNSYKYLDKLDYDKTFAIYYPLPRFFFMNKKNKEITKRIEKGLKIAYYDGSLNKLFKKYYQPSIDFVNIKQRKIYKINNPFLINIDKSYEKYNYHFLIK
- a CDS encoding NAD(P)/FAD-dependent oxidoreductase; this translates as MKKIIILGAGFAGLHIFYKIRHLIGKKIDITVIDSRSHSLLKPSLPEIAFEGAALSHSLVELRETIENRGATFIQEKVINIDAKNNELTLKNDKKLTYDYIFLAPGVVKDYDAIKGFRKFGYSVCDDTQAQKLYKRVKKFEGGKIVTGSAKSTWGSRVDAPNLKAPCEGPIGEIMFMLDYYLREDKELTRNVDYSIDTFTPGEVFFEDVGDIPRAAIGKIMAEKNIPLHKNKVLVEIGKDFVAFEDGTKMDCDLAIVIPPYSAPKFLLDSNLGDEKGFIPTDMHMRHLDFNNIFAAGDITALSQPKLGHIAVIQAGIAAAALMKELGEDIVIPPHKLEVFCIMNMGGYDAALISSDALYGGSTDIVFYSPLSKMMKWGFDNYLYYNKGHMPPDFALEASDKLIKIL
- a CDS encoding ABC transporter permease gives rise to the protein MLVIELVLKALARSKSFSLVFILNFCLAIAALSYLQFFKGSIDTSLETKAKGLLGADLVISSRFPITSDQIEDIKNKLPQIKKFNEGISTVSMIASKKRARLMELVKINEGFPYYGGLVFKDKSIYPKGAILPKENEVWVYQEVLDLLDLKLGESLKIGKENFIIRKVIEDDSLKAVSFSGFMPKVYISEEGLKRSELLQFGSTARYKLNYQFKENFDNDKLEEIENNLEKNIDQSLRALSPNDGRDRLLRVLNFVTNFLSLVSLVSFFLGLVGLIYLYSGYLQKHQKDITVLSDLGFSKRNLILTYLLHLFVLISISSIIVFSLITLSAQFIGPIVQKLIDFNFDFSLDYYFFLKSSVILFFLSLSIGLPLILPLIQREKQNFFKMVLGFIPFLILLLLLSHGVTPAKNVGFYFASAVLVLIIFFFALGSFVLKRFDFSGHLQNLSLSLALKNITRGKKTSLTLFTAIVLCTTFFSLIPQVGSSLSNALTLSVDERPRFFVIDAKEEQIEDIKTQVNKMGAKLENIAPMIRGRIIKINNLDFTSHSIKNADEKIKEEKSEVKNAAVNLSYRTNLKNSEEIIEGRKFSGVYDSEDFSKPIEVSVEKGYANRRGINLGDSLVFDVLGLELQGVVVNIRTVKWTEFVPNFFLILQEGAINDAPKTVLATISSGDYNAQEMLISLSDLFPSLTVIDVKNLFESFASLVKNVTNITDKMSLYSIIIGLLMSFIIIQYQMNLQKNNILRLKMIGVKNKTIRNSFLLEFGLISFTASTFGIILGSLGSYFISSLLFDSYWDFRPDVLLLYFFFIPILTILIVSFFTSKMIHQKENILFGE
- a CDS encoding arylesterase encodes the protein MKKIILILLLITLQIVNAKTSNNTILFLGDSLTEGLGVNKEDAFPKLVESMIQNELKKDITIINGGVSGSTTSDGLARLRWYLKKKPYIVFLALGANDGLRGLNLTQSKRNLEEIINYAQKANAKVILAGMLVPPNYGPDYSQRFKEMYEELKIKYNLKTMPFLLDGVAGKKDLNQRDGIHPNEQGHKIIAKKVFMLLKEEL
- a CDS encoding HdeD family acid-resistance protein — its product is MWKYPISESLFDNFSKYSKISGFIFIILGLIGILYPVFLTHVTVSFVAWLMLSGGVIAGYFTYLSDKSDYLGWLKSFILIFIGFFILYYPISAIGTVGLLIAIYFFMDSFANLSLALSMRPVNGWIWWLINAFFSFFIGIFFIVGWPFSSEYLIGLVIGFSLFFDGIALLVTGSIFKKMSK
- a CDS encoding sensor histidine kinase, with the protein product MSLTYKLFISVLISVIISFILFASVVIKIEKDKVNEVFYSKIEHNKEIYSTSISTLLYTLNEDVIKSIINSIYKDNEIMKLELIDNSNFINIKIDSNNYKNENLVKSVISLKYNDEDLGKLIIYYSKYLIIEHLEKYKLIIFSFALLLTLLLSLIVYFFINKVSSSLKLLTNASIKISQGDLSQELTIDRKDEIGMLSEQFEFMRKALIQRRDINKKQLIEIKEKDSILIQQTKMAAMGEMLENISHQWRQPLSVISTAATGAKLQKEMDTLSDSQLIFILTSINNSAQYLSQTIEDFSAFFDPRNNKEKSFLISDTIKKTLSIVNLQFTSKNINIIENIEDCTILAIENELIQVFVNILNNARDALLKFVDKQRFIFIDTYIKNNYLYIDIKDNAKGIDEKIIDKIFEPYFTTKHQSQGTGVGLYMCDNIVRTHLKGNIIVKNESFKYKDILYTGTKFTISIRIKKEI
- a CDS encoding ABC transporter ATP-binding protein, which gives rise to MLEIKSLKKSYHQGSQSIDIFENLNFHVEKGQRVAIMGKSGSGKSTLLSLISGIIKADSGDIILNSVSYKDLKESELNDFRATNIGFVFQNFHLVSYLNALENVMLPAKVCNIPNPKEKAIELLESVGLSHRLDHLPSQLSGGEKQRVAIARALIHNPKIILADEPSGNLDEETGIAVMDILFELIKKNNMTLILVTHSKDVATRCEKTYELNMGKLTIC